A single window of Myxocyprinus asiaticus isolate MX2 ecotype Aquarium Trade chromosome 34, UBuf_Myxa_2, whole genome shotgun sequence DNA harbors:
- the LOC127425719 gene encoding cbp/p300-interacting transactivator 3-like, with protein MAEHLMMPMTHGSAGGGLHGYRMGMTGPSPHGPHPGMRMLPNGQLMHYGRGPQNSMEAAMRQRNAMNGVMNGQVNGQMGGGHPHQMQQANMMYGGPNQPQAQHHHMHPQNQHPQQYMGGGGLTASQQLMASMHLQKLNTQYHGYPHGPVNGHQMGNGVQHRMSPAQLAGMQMGMGGPALGLNVMDMDLIDEEVLTSLVLELGLDRVQELPELFLGQNEFDFISDFVCKQQPSTVSC; from the coding sequence ATGGCTGAACACCTGATGATGCCTATGACCCATGGCTCCGCTGGCGGAGGCCTGCATGGGTATCGCATGGGAATGACTGGCCCCTCTCCACATGGACCCCACCCCGGCATGCGGATGCTACCCAATGGGCAGCTTATGCACTACGGCAGGGGCCCCCAAAACTCCATGGAAGCAGCCATGAGGCAGAGGAATGCGATGAATGGTGTCATGAATGGTCAGGTCAATGGCCAGATGGGTGGTGGTCACCCCCACCAAATGCAGCAGGCCAATATGATGTATGGAGGTCCAAATCAACCTCAAGCACAGCACCATCATATGCATCCGCAAAACCAGCACCCACAGCAGTATATGGGTGGTGGAGGCCTTACAGCATCTCAACAGCTTATGGCGAGCATGCATCTACAGAAACTCAATACTCAGTACCACGGGTACCCACACGGGCCAGTCAATGGGCATCAAATGGGAAATGGGGTCCAGCACAGAATGAGTCCTGCTCAGTTGGCGGGCATGCAGATGGGGATGGGTGGCCCAGCATTGGGCCTAAACGTCATGGACATGGACTTGATCGATGAGGAGGTTCTGACGTCTCTTGTGCTGGAGCTCGGGTTGGACCGGGTTCAAGAGCTTCCTGAGCTCTTCCTCGGACAAAATGAGTTTGACTTTATCTCAGACTTTGTGTGCAAGCAGCAGCCAAGTACTGTCAGTTGCTGA